A window of Planctomycetia bacterium genomic DNA:
TCCAGGTGATTATTGCTGGTAAATTGCGGTCTTCCAGAATTTCCAGCATCGGCTTGAAGGACCGAGCTCTGCGATTCCTGTCTTGAAACGACTGCATTGAATTATTATTTGATTGAATATTAATTGTTTTTTTCAGACGCATTACTCTTACTCCTTGATTGACGATTCTGCTTTCGGTTTTCTTCTGATGGCCCACCAGGATTTATCACCAGTTCGGAGTTTGCTTCCGTTATCCTCAAGCACCAAGGGGATACTCCAAAGACTCAGTGTGACTTTGCCATCCTGATAACTGGGATTGGTGTCCTGGATGCGTCCATCAGGTTCAATGCAGAGAACCTTGCCTTGCATATTCACCAGAAATCTGGTTTCAGCCTGAGAGTTAGGATCATCTGGAAACCATGATCCCAGGTACGGAACAACTAACTTATACTTCTCGTCGTTACTGAATTCATGAGGAAGCAAATCCCAAGGTTCTTCCTTAAGTGGTTGAAATGCTTCGTAACTTTTCGACAGTGCAGACAGTCGCATCCGGATGGGTTTGGGGCTCAACTTGGTATAGATCGTGAGATAATCTTCACGAATGGCTTCCCATTTTCCATCAGCCTTTGGATCAAAGAGTGCATGAACCTTTTGGGTGACCGTGTTGTAAATCCATTCTGTTCTCGATGTCATCCAGTTCTTCGGCGGGTCACCGCTAACGGACTTGAGTTCGATCAGTACTGAGATATGCATTTCATCCGACTTTACCTCAATTACCTTCAGTTGGTTCCAGACAGGAATTGTCTGAAGTGCTGCACTAAGTTTTGGGATGACTTCCCCTTGTAGAATTTCCAGATTCTCGTTTCTGATGATAGCACGGCGTGCAGCAAGATTCATTGCTGCATTTCCATGAACTGGTTCAGGAGTAACCTGCTTTTTCAGCCCAATAAAGAATAGACTACCAGTAAGAACACCGACTCCCACAATTAGGAGATACATCGGCCAGAACGAAATAAAGTAACTCCATACAAGAGTGTGTACAAAATGTGACTTGATGGTTGAACTGCCAACCAAGGCAAGTG
This region includes:
- a CDS encoding RNA polymerase sigma factor; the encoded protein is MSWKSILTFWDKHVHSEFQKIRSGELLRRYLAERQESYFREILSRYSSVVYLQCKSILRSDDLSAEAFQETFIALIQKGHTIRDHERIGAWLARTAQRKSFNIRRRQMKTENVVKRIATQVYFDEQAKLDQLERKAAVEVALLHLPEKYRKVLIHCFFDGMTHEAVARKLNIPLGTVDTWSQRGLKLVRKQLAQRGITVSTLLIQSIIASNIDAVPPGLIHSTLALVGSSTIKSHFVHTLVWSYFISFWPMYLLIVGVGVLTGSLFFIGLKKQVTPEPVHGNAAMNLAARRAIIRNENLEILQGEVIPKLSAALQTIPVWNQLKVIEVKSDEMHISVLIELKSVSGDPPKNWMTSRTEWIYNTVTQKVHALFDPKADGKWEAIREDYLTIYTKLSPKPIRMRLSALSKSYEAFQPLKEEPWDLLPHEFSNDEKYKLVVPYLGSWFPDDPNSQAETRFLVNMQGKVLCIEPDGRIQDTNPSYQDGKVTLSLWSIPLVLEDNGSKLRTGDKSWWAIRRKPKAESSIKE